The DNA region TCATTACCAAATGGTAGTAGGCGTACCCATAAACATGGGTAGGATTAGCAGGTATTTCCTCAACTACCTTGCTGAAACATTCAACTGCTTGCGCAATATCGTTTTTGGTGTAATACTCCATGCCCAGGTTGAATAACCTTATATCGGAGTTTAACTTATTGCTTAGTATTATGCCCTTAAAAAAGAAACAGGCTTTATTGCAATCCTCAATAAGGTTGATACTGTTTAGGTTTTTTGGAATTGGAGGAAAAATAAGTTCAAACGATAGGGTTTCGCCCTTACGGCTAAAGTTATGGGTTGCAGGACATGTTGGAATATCGTGTGAGCCAATCCTGTAATACCGTTGGCGGGTATTCAGGTTTTCAATGTAGATATTCTTATCGGCACAAAACCAGCCATTGCTATCGGCGTTATTCACAACCGTTAGACTTACTACCGTTGAATCCGGATAAATGGCAATCTGTTCAATGGTAAGCTCTGGGTGCGAGAGTTCAGCCGCAAAGGGTTTTTCAATAATTACCTGTGCATGGTTTAGTTGAAATATAAAAAGAAGAAGTAGAAGAGAAAAAATATTTTTCATTTTGCTTAAAAAATAATCGGGACCGGAAATTTCCAGTCCCGACTAAGTTACTAAAAAACTAGAATTTCAAATCAACGCCTAAAGCAAATACAGTTGCTGAACGTTTATAGGTTTCGTCATAAACAACAGGAATGTCAAAGGGTTTAGTTTTCATCAGGTAGAATGATTTCATGAAACCAACATTTACACCAATTTTATCGGAAACCTTATAGCGTCCACCAAGGCCAACGGTGTTTGTAGAAAGGCTATGGCTTAGGTCGCTTTGGTACTTCATGTTAACCCCCGATTGTGTTCTAAGGTAACCAGCGCTGAGCAAAATCTTATCGTTGAGTTCATACTCAAACCCAAGTGCAATTTCTAGGAAGTTGTTATCAATAACCTCTTTGTTTTCATAGAATGTTGGGAATCCATTGGCATCGCGCGATTCAACTTTACCATATGCGGCTGTTTTATCGAAGTAGTAGTGAGCGCCAGCGCTGATTCCCAATTTGTCGGTAGCCTTATAGCTAACACCTAATGAAAGGGTTGTTGGCATATCGTTTGGATATGATACCCCGTCGGGGTAAAGCTTAGCATCATCCTTCTTGGTTTTATTTTTAACGTTCAGGCTGGCTTTGTGCTCATACTTAAATCCAATATTTAACCGGTCGTTAACCTTTACATTCACCCCAATAATTGGAGCTAAACCATAACCGTTCTGTTCAACATCAACCTCTTTGTCCGATGTCATGGCTGAGTATGCAGCCATAGTTGCAGCATTGGTTTGGTAAGCGGTTTGAATTTGTGAAATTGTAGCCGGATAGGTTGTATAGTCGGCAACACCCAAACCTGCAGCCAATTGGGTGGCTTGAGCCGGGGTTAAGTAACTTAACGTAACAGCTTGATTAAGGGTGAGTTCACCGCCACCACCAGTTACTAAAGGTGTTAAACTATTTGCAGCATTTGTGGCGGCAGTTGAAAGTATACCAAAAAACTCAGGAGCGGAGGTCATTTGTCCTGCACCAGCAGGGTTTAGTGGATGCATAGGATTAATTCGAATATCCTTCATGTACCCTGTATAAAAATTTTGAGCAATAACGTAGCGAATTCCAACACTAAATGAGATCATGTCGTTAATTGCATACGATCCATTTGCCTGCAAGCCCCACATGAGCGAACGGCCCTCAAACTCAGAGGAAAACTCATAGGCAGTAGTATTAATTCCAGCTGCAGTGAGTGATGAAGGAAGAACCGCAACTTGCTGCTCAAAGGAGGGCAGCCCATTTTCAAACATAGCGCTACCACCACCACCTATGGGATTTATTCCAAGTGAAAATGCAACTCTTTCCTTTTTGAAAACCATATATAGGCCTGGAAATAGAGGAGCCGTTACGCCACCTTCAAATTTTGTGCGGTTCATTCCTGGGAAAGTGCTGGTAATTTCCCTGGTTTGGGTTATGTACTGGTTATTAACTGATACATAAAAGCCATCGGCAATAAATGCTAACCCAGCAGGGTTATAGTATGCAGCATCTATTCCCAGTGTGGCATCCTGTGCGGGCATACGCACGTACGATGCACTTTGGTTAGTGTTAGTTACAATACCACCGGCCATTACCAGCGTGGTAATTCCGGTTGCAATAATGGTTAGTAGTTGTTTTCTCATACTTCGCATTGTTTAGGTTAGTAATAGATTATATTCTGATTTAAACGTATGTATTAAACGAAGGTTTGAAAGTGGAACAAAAAATGTTCCCCTGTTGATAGGCTAAACGATGGAAATCAATTCCTTAGGTACTGATTTAAAAAGCCTTGCTCAAGGCCAAGGTTGAGGTGGCTACCTCCACTAAAGAAAAATTCAAATCCAGCCGGTAAAACCCTACCATCGTATGAACAACTGGTGACCGACTTTATGCCAAGTTTTTGTTTGATGCGCATAACAAACCTATAGAGCGGTTTGCTTAAGAACCGCTTTACTAGAGTAAAGTATGCAACAATTGCCAGATAAATTTTTGCCCTGCGCATCGAGTAGGGTGAATATTTGGTGCTAATATAGATAATTATCGATATATTTTCAACTATCACATCTTTTTGTAAATAATTACATGAAAACGTTTGTTGGTTTTAATTGCTTTTGTATAACTTGCATAAGTAAATCCGAGCTGTATGTATAAAAAGTTAATTCTACCATTCCTGCTTATGCTCTGTCAGGCAGTAAATGCACAAACCGATTCTTTTCAGTTTACGGTAAAGTATGAGATACCTACTTCGCCTATAAAGGATCAGCAACGTACTGGCACCTGCTGGAGTTTTGCAACCACGTCGTTTGTTGAAACTGAGCTAATACGAATGGGACAGCCCGTATTTGATATCTCCGAGATGTATTTTGTGCGCTATGCCTATGAGGGTAAGGCACAGAACTATGTTAGATTCCAGGGGGCCAACAATTTTGGTCAGGGTGGACAAGCGCACGATGTAATGAATATTATCCGTAAGTATGGTATGGTAACCGAAAAGGAATATCCGGGATTGAATTACGGCTCCGAGGTTCACGCCCATGCTGAGCTTGAGGCTGTGCTTAAAGCATTTCTGGATGCTGTGGTGAAAAACCCAAACAAAAAATTGTCTACCGCCTGGTTCCCAGCATACCGTGGAATTCTTGATGCTTACCTTGGAACTGTTCCCGATAAAGGAAATTCGCCTTTATCAAAAGTCCCCTTTAATCCTGACGATTACATTGAGTTTACCTCATTCAACCATCATCCGTTCTACAAAAGGGTATCGCTTGAAATTCCCGATAACTGGTCGCACGACCTATACTACAATCTACCGCTCGATGAGATGATGCAGGTAATAACCTATGCCCTGGGGAATGGCTATTCCGTTTGCTGGGATGGCGATGTGAGCGAAAAAAGTTTTGCATACCGCAAGGGTGTGGCTCTATTGCCCCTATCAAAATTTGAAGAGCTTAGTGGGTCCGATAAGGAGCGATGGACTGGTATTACTGAAAAGGATTTTACCGCACGCATGGCAAATTTTGACGCACCTGTTCCTGAAATTAAGGTTACTCAGCAAAATCGTCAGGCAAATTTTGACAACCTTACCTCCACCGACGACCACTTAATGCACCTAACCGGTATGGCTACCGATCAGAACGGAACGGTTTACTTTTTAACCAAGAACAGCTGGGGAACAGAGGGGGTGTACGATGGCTATCTATACATGTCCGAATCGTATGTGCGTATGAAAACCATAGCTGTGATGGTTCACAAAAATGCCATTCCTGCGGAAATAAAGAAAAAGTTAGCATTGTAGCCTACCCGTAAACAAGTAGGTTGCAGCCCCTAATGGGGGCAGAATCCATACGGCCAAGCACCTCAAATGTTCCATCGTGATGGAGTCGACCTAAATCCTGCGTTTGAATAAAAGCGCATGAGTACAGGTTTGCTAAATCGATTATGTTAATTCCTCCAGTAGCTCCTACAGGCGCTATGGTAAGCGGATCGTTAGTTTCACGAATTAAAACACGCATCCAGGGTGGACAGCTGAAAATTCCTTTTCCCTTTGAGTAGGCTTGCGATAGTAGTTCGGTCATGCCGTATTCGGAATGGATACTATCAACGCCAAATGCTGCGGTAAGTATTCCATGTAACTCATCGCGAACCATTTCCCTACGGCGGCCTTTCATGCCGCCAGTTTCCATAACAATAGTATTCTTAAGCCTAAGGCTGTGTATCTCGGCAAGGTCAAGCAAGGCAAATGATACTCCAATTAACAGGCACTTTTGACCGGATTCATCGAGCATCTGAAGCTTTGCCGCTAGCTCGTTTAGCTGGTTGAGGTAAAAGCCTCCGTGCGGGTTGCCCGACTGCCTGATAAGCCCATCGACCATGTAAACCAACGATGATCCGGTGCGTTCCAGGTATGCTGGTAGTAGAGCTAGTATGCAGTATTGCTGCTCGTTACCATAGAAGTGGCGGAAACCCAGGGTGTAGCTTTGTTTGTAAATGTCAACCTTAGCCACATAATGCCTGCTGGTTTCGGAACCTGTGGTTCCGCTGCTTGTAAACTCTATTTCGGGCGAAAGCCCATTGGCAAGTATTTGCTGGCTCTTAAAGAATTGGATGGGAAGGAATGGAATCTGATTGATTTCCATAACCTTATTGGGGTCAACTTTTAGTAAATCGACATAGGTTCGGTAAATATCAACATTTTTATACTGAAACCTAAATACCTCAAGGGCAAGGTTTTCAAATTCAGCATCAGAACTTATATTAAAAATCTTTTCTATTTCCATTGCTTATGAATCGTGAACCGTTAATCGTTAATCGTTAAACGGGGTTTGGTTTATATAGCTAAAATGATGACTTCCTTAATCATGCAAACCCAAATTTTTGAGTTTGGTGGGTCATTCCAAATTTCAAATTTAAGATTCCAAAACTCGTCCCGAGTTAGCGAGATTCAAGTGCCTGCTCTGGTTTATGGAGTTCAAGAACCTGATCAAATATGCGACTTTATTCTATTTTTTGCTTTCTTTTACTAACTCAACGTTAGGATCCCAGAAGTGCATATCGAAATCAACCACAGCATTATCTTCAACCCTTATGCCTTCCGCTTTAAGCAGCTGCTGCATGGTATTGCTACCGGGGAAGTGGATTTTTCCGGTTAGCAAACCTTTTCGGTTTACCACCCTGTGTGCAGGCACCCACTCCTCCTGGCTCGATGATGAGTTTAGCGCCCAACCAACCATTCGGGCTGAGCGGGTTGCTCCCAGGTATCGGGCAATGGCTCCATAGGTGGTTACACGACCAAAGGGAACCAACCGGGTTACCTGGTATACCCGTTCAAAGAAATTATCGTTGTTCCTCGATGTTTGGCTCATGGAAAGGGCCTGAATGGTTTACTTGGAATTTAATGTAAGTAATAGGCAACCCTTGGTCAAGGAACTGCTGCTCGTAAAAGGTTTTAATGCCTAGAATGGGATCGTTGCTTACCTCGGAGTAAAGATTACTGGTGCAAACCAGCATTTTAAGGTTATTCTGCTCCACCAATGCTTTGGTGTAGGCATGTAAGGGTTGACTATCGGTTTTAAGGTGAACTATGGCATTTGGTTTTAGGAATTGTATGTAGTAATTCAAAAATCGGCTCGATGTTAACCGTTTGGTTGCCTTCGATGGGCGTGGCTGGGGATCGGGGAAGGTCACCCATATTTCATCAACCTCGTCCTGGGCAAAGAATGACTTAATATGCTCAATGCGTGTTCGGATAAAAGCCACATTCTTCAAGCCCTCCTCAAGGGCTGTTTTTGCACCCCGCCACATTCGGGCTCCCTTTATATCGATACCTATAAAATTCTTATCCGGGAACATTCGGGCTAAACCCACGGTGTACTCGCCCTTTCCGCATCCAAGTTCAAGAACAATAGGGTTTTGGTTTTTAAAGAAACCCGATTGCCATTGTCCCTTTAATCTGTAATCGGTGTTGAAAACCTCCTGAAACGAAGGTTGGAAAAGGTTCTCAAAAGTTTCGTTCTCGGCAAAACGACGTAGCTTATTTTTCCCCACAGTAAAATCAAACTTTATTTATTACTTCCCAGCTCAACCCTAAATCCAATTTCGGAGATACCCTTTAACTGCTCAACCCGCATGGCTTGCTGCAGGGTAATCCTGTACTCACCTTCGGCACCAAACCTTACATTTTGCCTGTAAGTAAAGCGGTTATCGCGGTATTTACCCCTTCCTTTCCCTAACCATTTGCCATGGTCATCGGCAAGGTAACATTCAAATGTGTCGCGTGCAATTGCGCCATTGGGCGCAGCTATATCTATAAACAGGTAAAGGTTTTGGAATGGGTAATCGGTGGTATTCCTAACGTTCACGTAAAGGTTGTAGTAGGTCATTGTATCCGATACGGGAATTCGGAAACTGGCAATGCTATCGGCATGCCATTGCTCTTGCGGTAAAGCAACGTATCCGTTGTAAACATAGTTATCGGAACATGCGGCAAATAGCGCAATGGTTATGGCCGAAACGACTAAGAGCTTATGCTTTGTCATCGTTTTTATGTTTGTTTTGTCCTTTGGGTTTGCGACGTTTTTTCAGCTTGGGTTTCGATTTCTTATCGAAGCGGGTGATGCTATCATCCTCCAAACCATCGGTAAAATCGATATGGGTAACCGCAGTTTGGGGGGCAACATTAGAATCGAGCAGGCTGGGCACCTTAATGCCTCTTCGGTTTAACTCAATTATCTCATTTACACGTTCCACCGGAACCTCAATAAGGTTTACCGATGACGATGGCTCTGAGCCAAACCACATACTACGCTTGAAAATATCGGTTTTAAAGTGATAGTAAGTGGCATCTTTGGTTTCGAGCTGTATGTTTCCTTCGGGTATGTCCTTACGGGCATCAACATAGCTTGCAAGCTCGTAGTTCAAGCAACACTTGAGCTTACCGCATTGGCCAGCTAATTTTTGGGGGTTAAGTGATAGCTCCTGAATTTTTGCTGCATTTGTGGTAACCGAATCGAATTGGGCAATCCAGGTAGAGCAGCAAAGCTCGCGGCCGCATGTGCCGATGCCTCCAATTCTACCAGCTTCCTGTCGGGCACCAATCTGGCGCATCTCAACACGTATCTTAAATTCCTCCGCAAGAACCTTGATAAGCTCACGGAAATCGACACGTTCATCGGCAATGTAGTAGAATATGGCTTTGGTTTTATCGCCCTGATACTCAACATCGCCAATCTTCATGTCGAGCTTAAGCCTTTCGGCTATCTTGCGGGAGCGGATCATAGTATCGTGTTCAAGCGCCATGGCTTCGACCCACTTCTCAATATCGGCCTTTTTTGCCCGGCGGTATATCTTTTTTAGCTCTGCTGTTTTGGGATCAACGCCCATGCGCTTCATCTGGCGCTCAACCAGCCATCCTGTTAGCGATACTACACCAATATCGTGACCGGGCGATGCCTCAACGGCAACAATATCGCCTTTCTGTAAGCTTATCTGATTTACATTGCGGTAAAACCCCTTACGGGTGTTCTTGAACTGTATCTCAACAATATCGTATTCCTGGAGCGTTTCCGGTAGGTCCTGAACCCAATCGTAAACACCAAGTTTGGAGCAGCAATTGCCACAGGAACTATGGTCAGTAACCTCGTTTATGTAAACTGCGTTGCCCCTTGGGGTATATATTTTTTCCATATTCAATATCAAGCTAAACCTTGCAAAGTTAACTAATTAAACGTAATACCAACTACTATGTTTTAGGGTTGGGTCCAATATGCTTACTCAGGCTAAACACCATGTCGGCAAAGGTGATTTGGGGATTACCGTTTTGGGCAATGCACTCGTAGGCATGGGAAAATGCTTTGGTGACCTGGTTAACATTTGCTGGCCCCAGAAAAGGGGAGAACTTTTTGCCAAAATCGGCTTCGTCGCCTATCAGGTAGGTAATATCGTCGAGTCCCATGTTAAGCATTAAGCTTTCGCGGGTAAGCTTTAGGGAGTAGCTTAGGAACTCCTTTTGTTCCTCGCGCCCAAGGCGCGAGATATCATCAACCCAGTCGAGCAAATCAATGTAACGCTTGGCGTAACATAGCCTCATCAGGTTTCGGTACTGCTCAAAATACTCTCCGGTGTTCTGGTTAATCAACCTAAGAGCCTCATAGAAGCTACCATTGGAAATTCGTGCAATATCCCCAGCCCTATTAGGTGCTATACCATGTTTCTCAGTAAGAACAACGGCTATTTCGCTTGCTGTTAGGGGAGGTACATACACCTGTTGGGTGCGGGAAATGATAGTTTTGAGGATGAGGTTTGTGTTTTCGCTAACCAGAATGAAAAAGGTTTTTGCGGGGGGCTCCTCAATGAGTTTTAAAAGCTTATTGGATGCCTGCACGTTCATACGTTCAGCCAGCCAAATAATCATAACCTTAACATCGCTCTCGTAGCTTTTTAGGCTGAGCTTGCGAATTACCTCTGAGGCAGTAGCCACGTTGATCATACCCTGCTTGTTGTTAAGGTCAATGGCGTCGTACCAGTCCGTTTCGCCCATGTAGGGGTTTTCCAGTAACATTTTACGCCAAATGGCAAGCACATCGGTGCCGGCCTCCTTAGCGCCATCGGCAGTATCGGATTTCTCCTTGCCTGCCTTGCCGGGATATACAAAATGCAGGTCGGGGTGGATAAGTTTCGAAACCTTTTTACAGGCCGGACAAACCCCGCACGAATCGCTCTCGGTTTTGTTAGTACACATTAGGTATTGTGCAAAGGCAACTGCTAACGCAAGTTTCCCTGTACCCGGAGGTCCTGCAAGCAGCATAGCATGTGGCACACGGTTCTCCTTTACCTGCAATAGCAACCGCTCCTTAACCTGTTCCTGCCCAACTATATCGCTGAAAAACATATCGTTCCAAATTATTGGCTAAACTCCAAAGTTAACAATTTTATGGTATAGTCAACTTATATTTTGAAAGCCTTTCCCAAGGCTTTGTTTTCAACCGTTTGCGTGAAAAATATTGATTTAGACTCTGCAATTCACTTCGAATTTTGTATTTTTGTTTCAAACCCACTAAAAACAATTCAATATGATAAGCATTGACAGTTACAGCTTTAAGGGGAAGAAAGCCATAGTTAGGGTTGATTTTAATGTGCCCCTGGATAAGAAAACCTTTGAGGTTACTGACGATACCCGTATTCGTGGCGCATTGCCAACAATCAAGAAGATTCTGAACGACGGCGGTGCTGCCATTCTGATGTCGCATCTTGGCCGCCCCGATGGGAAACCACAAGATAAGTATTCGTTAAAGCATGTTATTCCCGCAATTGAAAAGAACTTAGGGATGAGCATCAAGTTTGCTCCCGATTGTGTAGGTGATGAAGCTAAAAAGCTTGCTGCTGAGCTCAAGGCCGGAGAGGTACTCTTGCTCGAGAATCTTCGTTTTTATGAGGAGGAAGAGGGCAAGCCCTATAGCTTAGCCGAAGATGCTAGCGAGGAGCAAAAAAAGGAAGCCAAGGCAAGGGTTAAAGAGAGTCAAAAAGAGTTTGTAAAAAAACTTGCCAGCCTTGCCGATTGCTACGTTAACGATGCCTTTGGTACTGCACACCGTGCCCACGCTTCCACTGCGTTAATTGCTGCTCATTTCCCCGGCAATAGCATGTTTGGTTACCTGATTGAAAGCGAGCTAAAGGCTATGGATAAGGTTCTTAAAGCTCCTGAAAAGCCCTTCACTGCCATTATGGGAGGAGCTAAGGTGTCCGATAAAATTTTGATAATTGAGAATCTGCTTGAGCGCGTTGATAACCTGATTATTGGTGGTGGAATGACCTACACGTTTATCAAGGCTCAGGGTGGAGAAATTGGAAAATCCATATGCGAGGACGATAAGCTTGAGCTTGCTCGCGAGCTGCTTTCCAAGGCCAAGGCCAAAGGGGTTAACGTGTACCTGCCTGTTGACGCCGTAAATGCCGATGCGTTTGATGCAAATGCTAATACCAATATCAGCAAGATTGACCAAACCCCTGCGGGGTGGATGGGGCTCGATATAGGTCCTGAAACCGTTAAGCTTTTCAGCGATGTTATCCTAAAATCCAAAACCATACTCTGGAATGGCCCTATGGGTGTTTTTGAGATGGATAAGTTTGCCCAGGGCACATCGGAAATTGCTAAGGCTATTGCCGAGGCTACAGCAAAAGGGGCATTCAGCCTTGTTGGCGGTGGCGATTCAGTAGCCGCAGTAAACAAGAATAAGCTTGCCGACAAAATATCGTACGTTTCAACCGGCGGTGGTGCCATGCTTGAGTATATGGAAGGCAAGGAACTTCCAGGCATTAAAGCCATCAGAGGCTAACATTACTTTAAAATCCATATTGTGCCCTAAACATAAAAAGTTTAGGGCATTTTTATTCGTATATTTCATAAAATTGATATCAATCTAGTTGAATTTGTTGATTAATGCCATCTCGGCCTCGCTTTTTGCTTTTTACTTTTCCTCTAACTTCAAAATATTCATTCTACTCCGGCTCATTCCCACCTAAAGTCACACATTTAACTTTTTAAACGTTTCACGGCTCACGTTTCACGGAGTAAAACTTATATCTCCTTTTCCCTTCATCAACCTTTTACAACTTTAGCTGTTTAACTTTCGATGTTTCAATTTAAAAGCTAACTTTGCGGTTAATTTAAACTAAATAAAAACTATGGTTTTATCGTTGGATTCGGTCAATGAGGTGCTTTCTACTGTTTTGCACCCCGAAACCAGTAAGGATATTGTAAGCATGGGAATGGTGCAGGGGTTAAACGTTGAAGGCAGTAAGGTATCGTTTACCCTTAAGCTAACAAAGAGTAACGACCCATTCGCATCGTCGTTGAAAAAAGCTGCCACCAAAGCCATCCAGCAGAAGTTTGGCGAGAATGTAGAGGTAGATATTTTGGTAGTTGCCGATGTGGCACCCAAAGTATCGCCCTTGAAGCAGAAGGCATCAATCAGTAAGGTGAAGAATATCATAGCCATTGCCTCTGGCAAGGGTGGAGTGGGTAAATCGACCATTGCGGCAAACCTTGCTGTTGCCGTTGCAAAAACAGGAGCCAGGGTTGGTTTGATTGATGCCGATATTTATGGCCCATCAATCCCTAAGATGTTCAACATGGAGCACACCCAGCCCGAGATTGTTAAGGAAGAGGGAATGGAACTTATAGTTCCGGTTGAGAATTACGGTG from Tenuifilum sp. 4138str includes:
- a CDS encoding tetratricopeptide repeat protein, whose product is MKNIFSLLLLLFIFQLNHAQVIIEKPFAAELSHPELTIEQIAIYPDSTVVSLTVVNNADSNGWFCADKNIYIENLNTRQRYYRIGSHDIPTCPATHNFSRKGETLSFELIFPPIPKNLNSINLIEDCNKACFFFKGIILSNKLNSDIRLFNLGMEYYTKNDIAQAVECFSKVVEEIPANPTHVYGYAYYHLVMIFYTKGDKLTASFWLNQLKTSALPNKDYFIRMVKRDTGME
- a CDS encoding OmpP1/FadL family transporter: MRKQLLTIIATGITTLVMAGGIVTNTNQSASYVRMPAQDATLGIDAAYYNPAGLAFIADGFYVSVNNQYITQTREITSTFPGMNRTKFEGGVTAPLFPGLYMVFKKERVAFSLGINPIGGGGSAMFENGLPSFEQQVAVLPSSLTAAGINTTAYEFSSEFEGRSLMWGLQANGSYAINDMISFSVGIRYVIAQNFYTGYMKDIRINPMHPLNPAGAGQMTSAPEFFGILSTAATNAANSLTPLVTGGGGELTLNQAVTLSYLTPAQATQLAAGLGVADYTTYPATISQIQTAYQTNAATMAAYSAMTSDKEVDVEQNGYGLAPIIGVNVKVNDRLNIGFKYEHKASLNVKNKTKKDDAKLYPDGVSYPNDMPTTLSLGVSYKATDKLGISAGAHYYFDKTAAYGKVESRDANGFPTFYENKEVIDNNFLEIALGFEYELNDKILLSAGYLRTQSGVNMKYQSDLSHSLSTNTVGLGGRYKVSDKIGVNVGFMKSFYLMKTKPFDIPVVYDETYKRSATVFALGVDLKF
- a CDS encoding aminopeptidase C — encoded protein: MYKKLILPFLLMLCQAVNAQTDSFQFTVKYEIPTSPIKDQQRTGTCWSFATTSFVETELIRMGQPVFDISEMYFVRYAYEGKAQNYVRFQGANNFGQGGQAHDVMNIIRKYGMVTEKEYPGLNYGSEVHAHAELEAVLKAFLDAVVKNPNKKLSTAWFPAYRGILDAYLGTVPDKGNSPLSKVPFNPDDYIEFTSFNHHPFYKRVSLEIPDNWSHDLYYNLPLDEMMQVITYALGNGYSVCWDGDVSEKSFAYRKGVALLPLSKFEELSGSDKERWTGITEKDFTARMANFDAPVPEIKVTQQNRQANFDNLTSTDDHLMHLTGMATDQNGTVYFLTKNSWGTEGVYDGYLYMSESYVRMKTIAVMVHKNAIPAEIKKKLAL
- a CDS encoding LuxE/PaaK family acyltransferase, translated to MEIEKIFNISSDAEFENLALEVFRFQYKNVDIYRTYVDLLKVDPNKVMEINQIPFLPIQFFKSQQILANGLSPEIEFTSSGTTGSETSRHYVAKVDIYKQSYTLGFRHFYGNEQQYCILALLPAYLERTGSSLVYMVDGLIRQSGNPHGGFYLNQLNELAAKLQMLDESGQKCLLIGVSFALLDLAEIHSLRLKNTIVMETGGMKGRRREMVRDELHGILTAAFGVDSIHSEYGMTELLSQAYSKGKGIFSCPPWMRVLIRETNDPLTIAPVGATGGINIIDLANLYSCAFIQTQDLGRLHHDGTFEVLGRMDSAPIRGCNLLVYG
- a CDS encoding MGMT family protein — translated: MSQTSRNNDNFFERVYQVTRLVPFGRVTTYGAIARYLGATRSARMVGWALNSSSSQEEWVPAHRVVNRKGLLTGKIHFPGSNTMQQLLKAEGIRVEDNAVVDFDMHFWDPNVELVKESKK
- the trmB gene encoding tRNA (guanosine(46)-N7)-methyltransferase TrmB, giving the protein MGKNKLRRFAENETFENLFQPSFQEVFNTDYRLKGQWQSGFFKNQNPIVLELGCGKGEYTVGLARMFPDKNFIGIDIKGARMWRGAKTALEEGLKNVAFIRTRIEHIKSFFAQDEVDEIWVTFPDPQPRPSKATKRLTSSRFLNYYIQFLKPNAIVHLKTDSQPLHAYTKALVEQNNLKMLVCTSNLYSEVSNDPILGIKTFYEQQFLDQGLPITYIKFQVNHSGPFHEPNIEEQR
- a CDS encoding gliding motility lipoprotein GldH; the protein is MTKHKLLVVSAITIALFAACSDNYVYNGYVALPQEQWHADSIASFRIPVSDTMTYYNLYVNVRNTTDYPFQNLYLFIDIAAPNGAIARDTFECYLADDHGKWLGKGRGKYRDNRFTYRQNVRFGAEGEYRITLQQAMRVEQLKGISEIGFRVELGSNK
- a CDS encoding PSP1 domain-containing protein codes for the protein MEKIYTPRGNAVYINEVTDHSSCGNCCSKLGVYDWVQDLPETLQEYDIVEIQFKNTRKGFYRNVNQISLQKGDIVAVEASPGHDIGVVSLTGWLVERQMKRMGVDPKTAELKKIYRRAKKADIEKWVEAMALEHDTMIRSRKIAERLKLDMKIGDVEYQGDKTKAIFYYIADERVDFRELIKVLAEEFKIRVEMRQIGARQEAGRIGGIGTCGRELCCSTWIAQFDSVTTNAAKIQELSLNPQKLAGQCGKLKCCLNYELASYVDARKDIPEGNIQLETKDATYYHFKTDIFKRSMWFGSEPSSSVNLIEVPVERVNEIIELNRRGIKVPSLLDSNVAPQTAVTHIDFTDGLEDDSITRFDKKSKPKLKKRRKPKGQNKHKNDDKA
- the holB gene encoding DNA polymerase III subunit delta', with the protein product MFFSDIVGQEQVKERLLLQVKENRVPHAMLLAGPPGTGKLALAVAFAQYLMCTNKTESDSCGVCPACKKVSKLIHPDLHFVYPGKAGKEKSDTADGAKEAGTDVLAIWRKMLLENPYMGETDWYDAIDLNNKQGMINVATASEVIRKLSLKSYESDVKVMIIWLAERMNVQASNKLLKLIEEPPAKTFFILVSENTNLILKTIISRTQQVYVPPLTASEIAVVLTEKHGIAPNRAGDIARISNGSFYEALRLINQNTGEYFEQYRNLMRLCYAKRYIDLLDWVDDISRLGREEQKEFLSYSLKLTRESLMLNMGLDDITYLIGDEADFGKKFSPFLGPANVNQVTKAFSHAYECIAQNGNPQITFADMVFSLSKHIGPNPKT
- a CDS encoding phosphoglycerate kinase; the protein is MISIDSYSFKGKKAIVRVDFNVPLDKKTFEVTDDTRIRGALPTIKKILNDGGAAILMSHLGRPDGKPQDKYSLKHVIPAIEKNLGMSIKFAPDCVGDEAKKLAAELKAGEVLLLENLRFYEEEEGKPYSLAEDASEEQKKEAKARVKESQKEFVKKLASLADCYVNDAFGTAHRAHASTALIAAHFPGNSMFGYLIESELKAMDKVLKAPEKPFTAIMGGAKVSDKILIIENLLERVDNLIIGGGMTYTFIKAQGGEIGKSICEDDKLELARELLSKAKAKGVNVYLPVDAVNADAFDANANTNISKIDQTPAGWMGLDIGPETVKLFSDVILKSKTILWNGPMGVFEMDKFAQGTSEIAKAIAEATAKGAFSLVGGGDSVAAVNKNKLADKISYVSTGGGAMLEYMEGKELPGIKAIRG